A genome region from Nodosilinea sp. FACHB-141 includes the following:
- a CDS encoding GAF domain-containing protein has product MANESSRCIDTDRIAAPEGGLLIDISYSLGDRDECGQEGETPDQMMAQPTLPWLELIQNYSHFAMAVVDVATAIGTPTPAYPVLFANRYFCRLSGICSEGRHLDLSFFDRLSAADQKGLREQFRRHFLNAVLRYAYGSDDLVSQRLLDEPLVVSLADSETGETRQIELRLRTATGGLQITAIAPELQACLADCWPVAPSREQVTTQLLSQEPAFRQLIAALKPGQYSASGQILIEGIDVTEQETSKALIELLVGHESVLGTRRFEQANELMKQLFSATDSFLLSAENSQAQLFTQLNQPEWQTANYAIAELQGSVFLRATDRREVVNVSDLSLDCTTACEAAMLNQGVRSLLLIPLVMRTARLGDSTAQMVGLVGLTSPRPYAFDQADCSRATTLIPALTAAMRHSVQDRFTNIHPSVRWRFEQEAERLSLGLPPAQIVFENVYPLYGISDIRGSSDERNRTIQKDLLTQFRLALAVVEAAGRAVNNALVGQLALDLADHIAWLEKGVTVDSEVTLLRYLQGEVEVHFAYFAQHSPEAEAAIAQYKAAIDPNHGCVYAARALYDETIGHINGLLRDTWTQWQQSMQAITPHYCDLEATDGIDHMIYTGRAIDPNFTEFQLKSLRYEQLRAVCDCARKGFLLKAAYDTDMTITHLVLVQGYTVDIVHDESTERLFDVRGTRDTRYEIVKKRIDKARDAEKGDRITQPGMLTVVYSTSEEWQEYERYLRYLHREGIVAGDIEQGTVEPLQGVSGLKFARVRVNPE; this is encoded by the coding sequence ATGGCAAACGAATCGTCTCGCTGCATCGATACTGATCGAATAGCTGCCCCTGAGGGGGGACTACTGATAGATATCTCATATAGTCTGGGCGATCGCGATGAATGCGGCCAGGAGGGTGAGACCCCTGATCAAATGATGGCTCAACCAACCTTGCCCTGGCTAGAGCTGATTCAGAACTACAGCCACTTTGCCATGGCGGTGGTGGATGTAGCTACGGCGATCGGCACCCCCACCCCAGCCTATCCGGTGCTGTTTGCCAACCGATACTTTTGCCGGCTGTCGGGCATTTGTTCTGAGGGGAGGCACCTCGACCTCAGCTTTTTTGACCGGCTCTCAGCAGCGGATCAAAAGGGGCTACGGGAGCAGTTTCGACGGCATTTCTTAAATGCGGTGCTGCGCTATGCCTATGGGTCAGACGACTTAGTTTCACAGCGGCTGCTCGACGAGCCGCTGGTGGTGTCGCTGGCCGACTCTGAAACCGGCGAAACCCGCCAGATTGAGCTCCGGCTGCGCACGGCAACGGGGGGCTTGCAGATAACGGCGATCGCCCCCGAGCTTCAGGCTTGCCTAGCAGACTGCTGGCCTGTGGCCCCCAGCCGCGAGCAGGTAACTACTCAGCTGCTCAGCCAAGAACCCGCCTTTAGACAGCTGATTGCGGCCCTTAAGCCGGGCCAGTACAGCGCTAGCGGCCAGATTTTAATCGAGGGCATCGACGTCACCGAGCAGGAGACCTCCAAGGCGCTGATTGAACTGCTGGTGGGTCACGAGTCAGTGCTGGGAACCCGCCGCTTTGAGCAGGCTAACGAGTTGATGAAGCAGCTGTTTAGCGCTACCGACAGCTTTTTGCTGAGCGCCGAGAATAGCCAGGCCCAGCTCTTTACCCAGCTCAATCAACCCGAGTGGCAGACTGCCAACTACGCGATCGCAGAGTTGCAGGGATCAGTCTTTTTGCGGGCAACCGATCGCCGTGAGGTGGTCAACGTGTCCGACCTTAGCCTCGACTGCACTACGGCCTGCGAGGCCGCGATGCTAAATCAGGGGGTGCGATCGCTGCTGCTGATCCCGTTAGTGATGCGCACCGCTCGACTGGGCGACAGCACGGCCCAGATGGTGGGTCTCGTCGGTCTCACCAGTCCCAGACCCTACGCCTTTGACCAGGCCGATTGCAGTCGCGCCACAACGCTGATTCCAGCGCTGACGGCGGCTATGCGCCACAGTGTGCAAGACCGCTTCACCAACATTCACCCCTCGGTGCGGTGGCGGTTTGAGCAAGAGGCCGAGCGCCTGAGCCTGGGGCTGCCCCCCGCCCAGATTGTCTTTGAGAATGTCTATCCGCTCTACGGCATCTCTGATATTCGCGGCTCGTCTGACGAGCGCAACCGGACGATTCAAAAAGATCTGCTAACCCAGTTTCGCCTCGCCCTGGCCGTAGTGGAAGCGGCGGGCCGGGCCGTCAACAATGCTCTGGTGGGGCAGCTGGCCCTCGATCTGGCCGACCACATTGCCTGGCTAGAGAAAGGGGTAACGGTCGATTCTGAAGTGACGTTGCTGCGCTATCTGCAAGGGGAAGTGGAGGTGCATTTTGCCTACTTTGCCCAACACAGCCCCGAGGCCGAGGCCGCGATCGCTCAGTACAAAGCCGCCATCGACCCCAACCATGGCTGCGTCTATGCCGCCCGCGCCCTGTATGACGAAACCATTGGCCACATCAACGGGCTGCTGCGCGATACCTGGACCCAGTGGCAGCAGTCGATGCAGGCGATTACCCCCCACTACTGCGATCTGGAGGCCACCGACGGCATTGACCACATGATCTACACCGGTCGGGCCATCGACCCCAACTTCACCGAGTTTCAGCTGAAGTCGCTGCGCTACGAGCAGCTGCGGGCGGTGTGCGACTGCGCTCGCAAGGGGTTTTTGCTCAAAGCCGCCTACGACACCGACATGACTATCACTCACCTGGTGCTGGTGCAGGGCTACACGGTGGATATCGTCCACGACGAATCGACTGAGCGCCTGTTTGATGTGCGGGGCACCCGCGACACCCGCTACGAAATTGTCAAAAAACGCATTGACAAGGCCCGCGATGCGGAAAAGGGCGATCGCATTACCCAGCCCGGCATGCTGACGGTGGTCTATTCGACTAGCGAAGAGTGGCAGGAGTATGAGCGCTACCTGCGCTACCTCCACCGCGAGGGCATTGTGGCAGGCGACATTGAGCAGGGCACGGTAGAACCGCTCCAGGGAGTCAGCGGCCTCAAGTTTGCTCGGGTAAGGGTGAACCCTGAGTAG
- a CDS encoding thiol-disulfide oxidoreductase DCC family protein produces MYCVIYDGNCNLCVSLVQLLESLDQGTQFQYVPMQDEATLARYGITSQDCEAGMIVIDKQAPERRWQGSDAAEEIGRLLPLSNPFIQAYRALPGAKAVGDSIYAVVRDRRYELFGKRQARYDSVYPLCDGDGCIYR; encoded by the coding sequence ATGTACTGTGTGATTTATGACGGTAACTGTAACCTCTGCGTCAGTCTAGTGCAGCTGCTGGAGTCGCTCGATCAGGGCACCCAGTTTCAGTACGTGCCCATGCAGGACGAGGCCACTCTAGCTCGCTACGGCATTACTTCTCAAGACTGCGAAGCCGGCATGATTGTGATTGATAAGCAGGCCCCTGAGCGCCGCTGGCAGGGCAGTGATGCCGCCGAAGAAATTGGCCGGCTGCTGCCTTTGAGCAACCCCTTTATCCAAGCCTATCGAGCGCTGCCTGGAGCCAAGGCGGTGGGCGACTCAATCTATGCCGTGGTGCGCGATCGCCGCTACGAGCTGTTTGGTAAACGCCAGGCGCGCTACGACTCGGTTTATCCCCTTTGCGACGGAGATGGGTGTATCTACAGATGA